The proteins below are encoded in one region of Fimbriimonadaceae bacterium:
- the secG gene encoding preprotein translocase subunit SecG has protein sequence MDIKAVYYVLLALAIVVALVFTVIVLITGKGDAMSGGGGSVRTTFKGKASFDDQISKVTLILGVSFMGLMLVLDAVAHQAFR, from the coding sequence ATGGACATTAAAGCGGTCTACTACGTTCTCCTGGCGCTTGCGATCGTGGTCGCACTCGTCTTCACCGTGATCGTGCTGATCACGGGCAAGGGCGACGCCATGTCCGGCGGCGGCGGCAGCGTCCGCACGACGTTCAAAGGCAAGGCCAGCTTCGACGACCAGATCTCGAAGGTCACCCTCATCCTGGGCGTCTCGTTCATGGGACTGATGCTGGTCCTGGACGCCGTCGCCCACCAAGCCTTCCGCTAA
- the pdxS gene encoding pyridoxal 5'-phosphate synthase lyase subunit PdxS, producing MSTLNGRVVTAKKTWREKVGLAEMLKGGVIMDVVNPEQARIAEDAGAVSVMALERVPADIRRDGGVARMSDPEMIRGIKEAVSIPVMAKCRIGHIVEAEILEALEVDFIDESEVLTPADEENHVDKHAFTVPFVCGARNLGEALRRCGEGAAMIRTKGEAGTGDVVEAVRHMRTIVRQIRQVHAAREDELYVLAKEMQAPLDQIRIVHETGRLPVPNFSAGGIATPADAALMMKLGAETVFVGSGIFKSGEPAKRARAIVESVLFHNDPKKLAEISAGLGEPMVGISVSSLAEGQLLAGRGW from the coding sequence ATGTCGACGCTCAACGGGAGAGTCGTGACGGCCAAGAAGACTTGGCGCGAAAAGGTTGGCTTGGCCGAGATGCTCAAGGGCGGCGTGATTATGGACGTCGTCAATCCGGAGCAGGCCCGGATAGCCGAAGACGCGGGCGCGGTGAGCGTCATGGCGCTGGAGCGCGTCCCTGCGGACATCCGCCGGGACGGCGGCGTGGCGCGCATGAGCGACCCGGAGATGATCCGTGGCATCAAGGAGGCGGTCAGCATTCCGGTGATGGCGAAGTGTCGCATCGGGCATATCGTCGAGGCAGAGATCTTGGAGGCCTTGGAGGTCGATTTTATCGACGAGAGCGAGGTGCTCACCCCTGCGGACGAGGAGAACCACGTCGATAAGCACGCGTTCACGGTGCCGTTCGTCTGCGGCGCGAGGAACCTGGGCGAAGCGCTCCGGCGCTGCGGCGAGGGCGCGGCCATGATCCGGACCAAAGGCGAGGCGGGAACCGGCGACGTTGTCGAGGCCGTGCGCCATATGCGGACGATCGTCCGCCAGATCCGCCAGGTCCACGCGGCCCGCGAGGACGAGCTGTACGTGCTGGCCAAGGAGATGCAGGCGCCGCTTGATCAGATCAGGATCGTGCACGAGACGGGCCGGCTGCCCGTGCCGAACTTCAGTGCGGGTGGCATTGCGACCCCGGCCGATGCGGCGCTGATGATGAAACTGGGTGCGGAGACGGTCTTCGTCGGCTCCGGGATCTTCAAGTCCGGCGAACCGGCCAAGCGGGCCCGTGCCATCGTCGAATCGGTGCTCTTCCACAACGACCCAAAGAAGCTGGCCGAGATCAGCGCCGGGCTCGGGGAGCCGATGGTCGGCATCAGCGTCTCGTCCCTGGCGGAGGGCCAGTTGCTGGCGGGACGCGGCTGGTAA
- a CDS encoding deoxyribonuclease IV, producing MAARLIGGHMPTSGGIEKGLDRGRAIGCTAIQVFTSSPQQWKPRDLTPETVSLFRTKAEELGYTGRIVSHDSYLVNLASEDPELREKSRTALTRELHRCSRLGIPWAVSHIGAHGGQGSEAGLQLAAEEVRQVLAESPADVTLLAETTAGQGSVLNAKFEEIARLIELVGGDPRLGVCLDTCHIFAAGYDISTDEGYDSTFAEFERLIGTERVKAVHANDSKHACGTRKDRHEHLGQGAIGERAFRRLVHDPRFELVPIVVETPESETHHAENVARLFAWAAEPL from the coding sequence ATGGCGGCACGACTGATCGGCGGACACATGCCCACCTCGGGCGGGATCGAGAAAGGGCTCGACCGAGGAAGAGCGATCGGGTGCACAGCCATTCAGGTCTTCACGTCCAGCCCTCAACAATGGAAGCCGCGAGACCTCACCCCCGAGACCGTCTCTCTGTTCAGGACAAAGGCTGAAGAACTTGGCTATACCGGGCGGATCGTGAGCCACGACAGCTACCTGGTCAATCTGGCATCGGAGGATCCCGAGCTTAGGGAGAAGAGCCGAACGGCCCTGACTCGCGAGCTGCACCGCTGCAGCCGGCTAGGCATCCCGTGGGCGGTCTCCCATATCGGCGCCCACGGCGGGCAGGGCTCGGAGGCGGGCCTTCAGCTCGCCGCCGAAGAGGTGCGCCAAGTCTTGGCGGAGAGCCCCGCCGACGTGACCCTGCTCGCAGAGACCACTGCCGGCCAAGGCAGCGTCTTGAACGCGAAGTTCGAGGAGATCGCCCGCTTGATCGAGCTCGTGGGCGGCGACCCGCGGCTCGGAGTCTGCTTGGATACGTGCCATATTTTTGCCGCAGGCTATGACATATCGACCGACGAGGGCTACGACAGCACCTTCGCGGAGTTTGAGCGGCTGATCGGGACGGAGCGTGTTAAAGCCGTCCACGCCAACGACAGCAAACACGCGTGCGGCACCAGGAAGGACCGCCACGAGCACCTGGGGCAGGGCGCCATCGGTGAGAGGGCCTTCCGCCGCTTGGTCCATGACCCACGATTCGAACTTGTGCCGATCGTGGTCGAGACCCCCGAATCGGAAACCCACCACGCGGAGAACGTCGCCCGGCTCTTTGCGTGGGCGGCAGAACCGCTCTGA
- a CDS encoding DUF1385 domain-containing protein yields MVSSLLSLPVGSLASPVEPAQVTDSIRVAARDLVENGLPCLPVADGDRFVGVVTEAGFSRALAEGADRDAPIAEFVEPSPLVFPPYATGSDALRAFETSRALLACVVDDRGSFIGLVTPSRLFERHGSRQLLGKVGGMATPFGVYLTNGVVSGGVGSGALVATGALMFGVFLFATLLMALLSESLPATWHRGHVFEAVYQGGTLALFLLGIRLLPLSGIHAAEHMVVHALERGEDLRPEIVRRMPRVHPRCGTNLAVGAGLFLGIMNFELLGPAEGRLLLAGLVTLLLWRPLGSFVQYFITTKQPTDGQLNLGLRAGRQFLERFQSARIASSSPVQRLANSGIFQIMAGAFATELAFWGLAEVLHLPDQWRVYFGL; encoded by the coding sequence ATGGTCTCGAGCCTTCTCTCCTTGCCCGTCGGGTCGTTGGCGAGCCCGGTCGAGCCCGCCCAAGTCACGGACTCGATCCGGGTCGCCGCCCGCGACCTAGTGGAGAACGGGTTGCCGTGCCTGCCCGTCGCCGATGGCGACCGGTTCGTCGGGGTCGTCACGGAAGCCGGTTTTTCCCGCGCTCTGGCCGAAGGGGCCGACCGCGACGCCCCGATCGCTGAGTTTGTCGAGCCTTCTCCCCTGGTGTTCCCGCCCTATGCCACGGGGAGCGATGCCCTGCGGGCCTTCGAGACTAGCCGGGCGCTCCTGGCCTGCGTGGTCGACGACCGCGGCTCGTTCATCGGGCTGGTCACGCCGAGCCGCCTTTTCGAGCGGCACGGCAGTCGGCAGCTTCTTGGGAAGGTGGGCGGGATGGCGACGCCGTTCGGCGTCTACCTGACCAATGGCGTGGTGAGCGGAGGGGTCGGGTCGGGCGCGCTCGTCGCCACCGGCGCGCTGATGTTCGGCGTCTTCCTCTTCGCGACCCTCCTCATGGCACTCCTGAGCGAGTCCCTGCCCGCGACCTGGCACCGAGGCCACGTCTTCGAGGCCGTCTACCAGGGCGGCACCCTGGCTCTTTTCCTCCTGGGGATCCGGCTGCTCCCCTTGAGCGGGATCCATGCGGCGGAACACATGGTGGTGCACGCGCTGGAGCGCGGCGAGGACCTCCGCCCAGAGATCGTGCGGCGGATGCCGCGGGTCCACCCGCGATGCGGGACGAACCTGGCGGTCGGCGCCGGGCTCTTCCTCGGGATCATGAACTTCGAGCTGCTCGGCCCCGCTGAGGGCCGCTTGCTCCTGGCCGGCCTGGTAACGCTGCTCTTATGGCGGCCGCTGGGCTCGTTCGTGCAGTACTTCATCACGACAAAGCAACCGACCGATGGCCAGCTGAACCTTGGCCTTCGTGCCGGCCGCCAGTTCCTAGAACGCTTTCAAAGCGCCCGCATCGCCTCGAGCAGCCCGGTCCAGCGCTTGGCCAACAGCGGGATTTTCCAGATCATGGCGGGCGCCTTTGCTACCGAACTCGCCTTCTGGGGCTTGGCCGAAGTCCTTCACTTGCCCGACCAATGGCGCGTATACTTTGGGCTCTAG
- a CDS encoding phosphomannomutase CpsG (capsular polysaccharide biosynthesis protein; catalyzes the formation of D-mannose 6-phosphate from alpha-D-mannose 1-phosphate) — translation MGEWLPAFKAYDVRGVVPEELNPEIAYRIGRAYADETGAKTVCVGHDIRLSGPEISEALAKGLKEAGVDVVDLGMVGTEMVYFATAYYGYDGGVMITASHNPPQYNGMKMVREGSRPISGDSGLKNIERRTYEGKWERSGSGTLGSKDAYPDFVGHLAKFDADGAIGPLRVLASAGNGAAGVAMRAMAPTTNMDVVEMMFEPDGSFPNGVPNPILPESRRPVEEEMAKGGYDFGVAWDGDYDRCFFFDERGNFIEGYYIVGLLAQAMLHDNPGATVIYDPRLTWNTLDIVKAAGGRAVMCKSGHAFIKEAMRAENAVYGGEMSAHHYFREHWYCDSGLIPLILVARLVCKTGRNLGDLVGAMVAAYPCSGEINSQVADVRAVLAKVEASYRGKVEKVDGLSVEFDNWRFNLRGSNTEPVIRLNVESRGDIGLMQEKTDELLALVRS, via the coding sequence ATGGGCGAGTGGCTACCGGCCTTCAAGGCTTACGACGTTCGGGGGGTCGTACCGGAGGAGTTGAACCCGGAGATTGCGTACCGTATCGGCCGGGCCTATGCCGACGAGACGGGCGCCAAGACCGTCTGCGTCGGGCACGACATTCGACTGAGCGGCCCCGAGATCAGCGAGGCTTTGGCGAAGGGCCTCAAGGAGGCGGGGGTGGACGTCGTCGACCTCGGCATGGTCGGAACCGAGATGGTCTACTTCGCCACCGCCTACTACGGCTATGACGGCGGCGTGATGATCACCGCCAGCCACAACCCGCCCCAGTACAACGGCATGAAGATGGTGCGGGAAGGGAGCCGTCCTATCAGCGGGGACAGCGGCCTAAAGAACATCGAGCGGCGGACCTACGAAGGCAAGTGGGAGCGTTCCGGCTCGGGCACCCTTGGTTCGAAGGACGCCTACCCGGACTTCGTCGGGCACCTGGCGAAGTTCGATGCCGACGGCGCCATCGGCCCGTTGCGGGTCTTGGCGAGCGCGGGCAACGGCGCGGCGGGGGTGGCGATGCGAGCCATGGCCCCGACGACGAACATGGACGTCGTCGAGATGATGTTCGAGCCGGACGGCTCGTTTCCGAACGGGGTGCCGAACCCAATCCTGCCCGAAAGTCGCAGGCCGGTCGAGGAGGAGATGGCCAAGGGCGGCTACGACTTTGGCGTGGCCTGGGACGGTGACTACGACCGTTGCTTCTTCTTCGACGAGAGGGGCAACTTCATCGAGGGCTATTACATCGTGGGGCTTCTCGCCCAAGCCATGTTGCACGACAACCCAGGCGCGACCGTGATCTACGACCCGCGCCTCACATGGAACACGCTGGACATCGTCAAGGCGGCCGGCGGGAGAGCCGTTATGTGCAAGTCTGGGCATGCATTTATAAAGGAAGCGATGCGCGCCGAGAATGCCGTCTATGGCGGCGAGATGAGCGCCCACCACTACTTCCGAGAACACTGGTACTGCGACAGCGGCCTGATCCCGCTGATCCTGGTGGCGCGGCTCGTGTGCAAGACCGGGCGCAACCTTGGAGACCTGGTGGGGGCGATGGTGGCGGCTTACCCCTGTTCCGGAGAGATCAACTCGCAGGTTGCCGACGTGCGGGCCGTGCTTGCCAAGGTCGAGGCCTCCTATCGGGGGAAGGTCGAAAAGGTCGATGGTCTCAGCGTCGAATTCGACAACTGGCGTTTTAACCTACGGGGGTCGAACACGGAGCCGGTGATCCGGCTCAATGTCGAGTCCCGCGGCGATATAGGCCTTATGCAGGAGAAGACCGACGAACTTTTGGCGCTTGTCCGAAGCTAG